One window of Manihot esculenta cultivar AM560-2 chromosome 17, M.esculenta_v8, whole genome shotgun sequence genomic DNA carries:
- the LOC110605240 gene encoding 26S proteasome non-ATPase regulatory subunit 13 homolog B, whose product MAALQYLESLRNAHPEHAEWYNSLADLYQKKLWHQLTLKLEQFVAFAVVQAGDTLIQLYHNFISDFETKINLLKLAHFAVIVSKQYKEKDAAISYLEGVIEKLRETREQRNEEPILYIKMQLAIFKLEQGDQKECKKLLEDGKSTLDSMTDIDPSVYANYYWVSSQYHKFRQEFAEFYKNALLYLAYTSVESLSEPFKLDLAFDLSLSALLGDNIYNFGELLAHPIINSLLGTQVEWLYHILQAFNTGDLVRFQELCRVYNASLRAQPALVENEQKLLEKINILCLMEIIFSRPSEDRTIPLSVIAERTKLSIEDVEHLLMKSLSVHLIEGIIDQVEGTVHVSWVQPRVLGIPQIKSLRDRLDNWLEKVHTALLSIEAETPDLVAL is encoded by the exons ATGGCTGCTTTACAGTATCTGGAGTCTCTTCGCAACGCGCATCCCGAACACGCCGAGTGGTACAATTCCCTTGCAGATCTGTATCAGAAGAAGCTGTGGCACCAACTCACTCTCAAGCTCGAGCAGTTCGTTGCTTTTGCTGTCGTTCAG GCTGGTGACACATTGATTCAGCTGTATCATAATTTTATCTCTGATTTTGAGACCAAAATTAATCTTCTCAAGCTTGCACATTTTGCGGTTATAGTCTCTAAGCAGTATAAAGAGAAAGATGCAGCCATTAGCTATCTTGAAGGGGTGATTGAAAAACTTAGAGAGACTAGAGAACAGCGCAATGAAGAGCCAATTCTGTATATTAAGATGCAATTAGCTATCTTCAAGCTTGAGCAAGGGGATCAAAAAGAGTGCAAGAAGCTTCTAGAAGATGGAAAGAGTACACTGGATAGTATGACTGATATTGATCCATCTGTATATGCTAATTATTATTGGGTTTCATCTCAGTACCATAAATTTCGTCAAGAATTTGCAGAGTTCTACAAAAATGCCCTTCTTTACCTTGCATACACATCAGTGGAATCCCTCTCAGAACCATTTAAGTTG GATTTGGCAtttgatctctctctttctgcaCTTTTGGGAGATAACATCTACAACTTTGGAGAATTGCTTGCTCATCCTATT ATAAATAGTCTTCTGGGAACACAAGTGGAGTGGCTTTATCATATTCTTCAGGCATTTAACACTGGCGATCTAGTTCGCTTCCAGGAATTGTGTCGCGTGTATAATGCGTCCCTGAGAGCCCAGCCAGCGTTAGTTGAGAATGAGCAGAAGCTATTGGAGAAGATTAACATCCTTTGCCTGATGGAAATCATCTTTAG CCGTCCTTCTGAAGATCGAACTATTCCACTAAGTGTCATTGCTGAGCGTACAAAGCTTTCCATTGAGGATGTGGAGCACCTTCTCATGAAGAGTCTTTCT GTCCATCTTATTGAGGGTATAATTGACCAAGTTGAAGGAACAGTACATGTGTCTTGGGTGCAGCCAAGAGTTCTGGGGATTCCACAGATCAAATCCTTGCGAGATCGACTGGATAATTGGCTGGAGAAAGTACACACTGCCTTATTATCTATTGAAGCCGAAACACCTGATCTAGTAGCATTGTGA